One genomic segment of Aquipluma nitroreducens includes these proteins:
- a CDS encoding VOC family protein codes for METQTKTESDRMKKGMKIQKITPFLWFDRQAEEAVNFYITAFRNSEIKTTTRYSSDGARASGMPENSVMTMAFQIEGKDFVAINGGPVFQINPTISFFVNCESVLEIDRLWKKLSVDGMVMMELDNYPFAEKYGWIQDKFGVSWQLILPEREQKIIPCFMFTGDQHKKAEEAIHFYTSIFKDSEIIQLERYGKEVGPEGAVVHCKFTLNGQEFIAMDSHENMGMNFNPAISMVVNCETQEEIDYYWEKLSEGGFEGAQQCGWLQDKFGVSWQIVPNVLGELLSKGGNVMQTMLQMKKLDIKMLQDAVNQ; via the coding sequence ATGGAAACACAAACTAAAACTGAATCAGATAGAATGAAAAAGGGAATGAAAATTCAAAAGATCACTCCTTTTTTATGGTTCGACAGACAGGCCGAAGAAGCTGTTAATTTTTACATCACTGCTTTCAGAAATTCTGAAATAAAAACAACCACTCGATATAGTAGTGATGGCGCCAGAGCTTCAGGGATGCCTGAAAATTCGGTTATGACCATGGCTTTCCAGATTGAAGGGAAGGATTTTGTTGCTATAAACGGAGGTCCCGTCTTTCAAATCAATCCAACCATTTCCTTTTTTGTGAATTGCGAAAGCGTTCTGGAGATAGACCGACTGTGGAAAAAATTATCGGTGGACGGAATGGTAATGATGGAACTTGACAACTATCCGTTTGCCGAAAAATACGGTTGGATTCAGGATAAATTTGGTGTTTCGTGGCAATTAATTTTACCTGAACGCGAACAAAAAATTATTCCCTGTTTTATGTTTACGGGCGATCAGCACAAAAAAGCAGAAGAAGCAATCCATTTCTACACCTCCATTTTCAAGGATTCCGAAATTATCCAATTGGAGCGATACGGAAAGGAAGTAGGTCCTGAAGGCGCTGTCGTTCACTGCAAATTCACCCTCAACGGACAGGAATTCATTGCCATGGACAGCCACGAAAATATGGGCATGAATTTTAATCCAGCCATCTCGATGGTGGTGAATTGTGAAACTCAGGAAGAAATTGATTATTACTGGGAAAAACTATCCGAAGGAGGTTTCGAAGGTGCACAGCAATGTGGCTGGCTTCAGGATAAATTTGGAGTCTCCTGGCAAATTGTACCGAATGTTCTGGGTGAGTTACTGAGCAAAGGTGGCAATGTGATGCAGACCATGCTTCAAATGAAAAAACTTGACATTAAAATGTTACAGGATGCTGTGAATCAATAG
- the nikR gene encoding nickel-responsive transcriptional regulator NikR → MTVSRFGVSLEEELLTALDQYVTENNFSNRSQAIRYLIEKNMVEQKWKCDNLVAGAVVMVYGSLKPEIRTRSAELQLQYRDVVIGVQQFNLSEQNCMEIIAVKGASRRLTELSDKLIGIKGIQHGKLIMSKTE, encoded by the coding sequence ATGACTGTTTCTCGCTTTGGCGTTTCGTTGGAAGAAGAGCTGCTTACCGCATTAGACCAGTATGTAACCGAAAATAATTTTTCGAACCGATCGCAGGCAATACGCTACCTGATTGAAAAAAACATGGTAGAGCAAAAATGGAAATGCGACAATTTGGTTGCAGGTGCAGTGGTGATGGTTTACGGCAGCCTGAAGCCTGAAATCCGCACCCGATCAGCAGAACTTCAGTTACAGTATCGCGATGTAGTAATTGGTGTTCAGCAATTTAATCTGAGCGAACAAAATTGCATGGAAATTATTGCAGTGAAAGGCGCCTCTCGCCGACTAACTGAACTTTCTGACAAGCTTATCGGGATTAAAGGCATTCAGCATGGTAAACTAATCATGAGTAAAACCGAATAA
- a CDS encoding VOC family protein, producing MKTKVKAIPEGWNSITAYISVKGASDAIEFYKSAFGAKETGLLTMPDGSIGHAELEIGDSKIMLAEENEQWGNLSPQTIGGSPVSLCIYVEDVDAVFAKALEAGATVTGEMVVKDQFYGDRTGGITDPFGHKWSIMTHIEDVSFEEMQKRMNAMFQTN from the coding sequence ATGAAAACAAAAGTTAAAGCAATTCCGGAAGGATGGAACTCAATAACTGCCTATATTTCAGTAAAGGGAGCATCTGATGCCATCGAATTTTACAAAAGTGCCTTTGGCGCTAAAGAAACAGGGCTGCTCACCATGCCGGATGGAAGCATTGGACATGCGGAACTGGAAATAGGCGACTCAAAAATCATGCTTGCCGAAGAAAATGAACAGTGGGGAAACTTAAGTCCGCAAACAATCGGTGGATCTCCGGTAAGCCTTTGCATCTATGTGGAAGACGTTGATGCCGTATTTGCCAAAGCGCTTGAGGCCGGAGCAACAGTTACCGGTGAAATGGTGGTGAAAGACCAATTTTATGGAGACCGAACAGGCGGTATTACCGATCCGTTTGGTCATAAGTGGTCAATTATGACACACATCGAGGATGTTTCTTTCGAGGAAATGCAAAAGCGCATGAATGCAATGTTTCAAACCAATTAA
- a CDS encoding GlxA family transcriptional regulator: MTNLGLVLPYDYKLLSIAAILDVFETVNRIYTEGNQEKPFVINILRTPDQIEKEGSMVYGYPVSSTQSDLIADIVLIPSFTSNNLTETLSKNQMYIPWLQSQYQKGAIIASFCTGTFLFGASGLLNGKLATTHVDACSRFSAAFPSVILKPDQVVTVDGRFYTSGGSTSTFHLLLRLVQKYCGNEMVIRIAKIFAIDLDRYSQSYFGTFVPSRNHKDELVKKVQENLETRFHEIGSLEDIMKDIPSSRRNFARRFKLATGIPPIEYLQNVRIESAKKQLEQTNQNINEIIDRTGYSDPKSFRKVFNKLVGMSPMEYREKFNVR; encoded by the coding sequence ATGACAAACTTAGGATTGGTATTACCTTATGATTATAAGCTATTAAGCATAGCTGCAATACTCGATGTTTTTGAAACTGTTAACCGAATTTACACTGAGGGGAATCAGGAAAAACCATTCGTGATAAATATTCTTCGTACGCCTGACCAAATTGAAAAAGAGGGTTCAATGGTATACGGTTATCCGGTATCCTCCACACAATCAGATCTGATTGCTGATATAGTTTTGATTCCCTCGTTTACATCAAATAACTTAACCGAAACGCTATCGAAGAATCAAATGTATATTCCCTGGTTGCAAAGTCAATATCAAAAAGGCGCAATAATTGCCAGTTTCTGCACCGGAACGTTTTTGTTTGGCGCTTCAGGTTTGCTCAACGGAAAGTTAGCAACCACTCACGTTGATGCCTGTTCCCGATTTTCAGCTGCTTTTCCTTCCGTAATTTTAAAACCCGACCAGGTAGTTACAGTTGATGGTCGTTTTTATACCAGTGGCGGATCAACGTCAACCTTTCACCTTTTGCTGAGGTTGGTTCAAAAATACTGCGGAAATGAAATGGTAATCCGCATAGCCAAAATTTTTGCCATTGATTTGGATCGGTATAGCCAGAGCTATTTTGGAACTTTTGTGCCCAGCCGAAATCACAAAGACGAACTGGTGAAAAAAGTTCAGGAGAATTTGGAAACCCGGTTTCATGAGATTGGATCGCTGGAGGATATTATGAAAGACATTCCTTCGAGCAGAAGAAATTTTGCCCGCAGATTTAAGCTGGCAACCGGAATTCCTCCTATTGAATATTTGCAAAATGTGCGCATCGAGTCGGCCAAGAAACAATTGGAACAAACCAATCAGAACATCAACGAAATTATTGACCGGACTGGTTATTCCGACCCAAAATCGTTCCGGAAGGTTTTTAATAAGCTGGTTGGCATGAGTCCGATGGAATACCGGGAAAAATTCAATGTTCGATAG
- the larC gene encoding nickel pincer cofactor biosynthesis protein LarC, whose product MKILYYDCFAGISGDMNLGAMIDLGVDPDFLIAELQKLNIEGFHLEIQKDIRRGISGTKATVVVENPENEKHRHLRHVEELINQSSLSPEVKILSLKIFDLIAVAEGKVHNIDKQRVHFHEVGALDSIADIVGAAICLDYLKVDKVMSAPIQLGGGMVKCAHGIMPVPAPATALIVQNVPVKTGLVQHEATTPTGAAILVSIVDEFTGQINFPIQKTAYGIGQRDVSEVPNVLRVYLSETSDNADNTSQKEACMLECNIDDMNPEWYDHLFGKLFEAGASDVFLTPIIMKKSRPANMLSVLCSKNIAPEMKAIIFNNSTTIGLREYQVTKTVLERQEKEIETELGKVRVKCSYFQGKEIRFKPEFEDLKKLATEHGLSLNEVEIIISKSR is encoded by the coding sequence ATGAAGATATTGTATTACGATTGTTTTGCCGGGATTAGCGGAGACATGAATCTTGGCGCTATGATTGATTTAGGAGTTGATCCGGACTTTTTGATTGCCGAACTTCAGAAATTAAATATTGAAGGTTTTCACCTCGAAATTCAAAAAGACATCCGTCGGGGGATTTCAGGAACAAAAGCAACTGTGGTTGTAGAAAATCCGGAAAATGAAAAACACCGCCATTTGAGGCATGTGGAAGAACTGATTAATCAAAGTAGCCTTTCGCCGGAAGTCAAAATTCTATCGTTAAAAATCTTCGATCTCATTGCCGTTGCCGAGGGGAAAGTTCACAACATCGATAAGCAGCGGGTTCATTTTCATGAAGTAGGGGCTTTGGATTCCATTGCCGACATTGTTGGCGCTGCCATTTGTCTCGATTACCTGAAAGTGGATAAAGTGATGTCGGCTCCCATTCAGTTGGGTGGTGGAATGGTGAAATGTGCGCATGGTATTATGCCAGTTCCTGCTCCGGCTACTGCGCTGATTGTTCAGAATGTGCCCGTTAAAACCGGTTTGGTTCAACATGAAGCGACTACGCCAACAGGTGCAGCTATTCTGGTTTCTATTGTTGATGAATTCACCGGCCAGATCAATTTCCCAATACAAAAAACGGCTTATGGGATTGGGCAACGCGACGTTTCGGAAGTTCCCAATGTGCTGCGGGTTTACCTTTCGGAAACCAGCGACAATGCGGATAATACAAGTCAGAAAGAAGCTTGTATGCTCGAATGTAACATTGACGATATGAATCCGGAATGGTACGATCATCTTTTCGGGAAACTCTTTGAAGCCGGTGCCAGCGATGTATTTTTAACACCGATTATCATGAAAAAATCGCGACCGGCAAACATGCTTTCAGTTTTATGCAGCAAAAATATTGCTCCTGAAATGAAAGCTATCATCTTCAACAACAGCACCACTATTGGGCTCAGGGAATATCAGGTTACCAAAACGGTTCTTGAACGTCAGGAAAAAGAAATTGAAACAGAGTTGGGAAAAGTACGGGTAAAATGCAGCTATTTTCAGGGAAAAGAAATTCGGTTCAAACCTGAATTTGAGGATCTGAAGAAACTGGCAACTGAGCATGGCCTCAGCCTGAATGAGGTGGAGATAATCATTTCGAAAAGCCGATAA
- a CDS encoding dihydrofolate reductase family protein: MRKVVSFMHISLDGFVTNAKGEMSWINIDQEMFDLAKERTLAADIALYGRVTYELMEDYWPTAADQPNATKHDIEHSAWYNSVSKIVPSRTVKGPAPKNTRIISENLTDEIRKLKKEDGKEIIMFGSPSIVHELTAENLIDDYWLFVNPILLGGGNSLFKPFNQSIYLKLISSRTFLSGVVCLHYETKTNL; this comes from the coding sequence ATGAGAAAAGTAGTTTCATTTATGCACATTTCGCTCGATGGCTTTGTAACTAATGCTAAGGGAGAGATGAGTTGGATAAACATTGATCAGGAAATGTTTGACTTAGCAAAAGAAAGAACATTGGCTGCCGACATTGCACTTTATGGGCGGGTTACATACGAATTGATGGAAGACTACTGGCCGACAGCAGCCGATCAACCCAATGCAACAAAGCACGACATCGAACATTCTGCGTGGTACAATAGTGTTTCAAAAATTGTTCCATCAAGAACAGTGAAAGGCCCTGCTCCAAAAAACACCAGGATTATTAGCGAAAATCTGACTGATGAAATCAGGAAACTGAAGAAGGAGGATGGAAAAGAAATCATCATGTTTGGCAGTCCTTCAATTGTTCATGAATTGACGGCTGAAAACCTCATTGATGACTATTGGCTGTTTGTAAATCCGATACTGCTAGGAGGAGGAAATTCCCTTTTCAAACCATTTAACCAGAGCATATACTTAAAACTCATTTCGAGTCGGACATTCCTTTCAGGAGTAGTTTGCCTGCATTATGAGACAAAAACTAACTTATAA
- the larE gene encoding ATP-dependent sacrificial sulfur transferase LarE: protein MNELNPALNEKLQLLENWFRQRKGSIVAFSGGIDSTLVLYLARKFQGPENAIGVISNSESLKIKDFNLAQSFCKEFDIQLRVIKTDELSDSNYNENPINRCFFCKDHLFHDLQKIEKEYPGFEVLSGTNYDDLGDYRPGIDAAKKNLVTSPLVDCKVSKEEIREIARHFNLPNWNKPASPCLSSRIPYNQAVTLEKLRQIEAAEDVLNSYGFEDVRVRHFGTFGRIEVQQEDLEKLLAIKDQVYNDIKKLGFARVEIDEEGLVSGKMNRVLNKSESKNNKI from the coding sequence ATGAACGAACTAAATCCAGCGCTAAACGAAAAACTCCAGTTGCTTGAAAACTGGTTCCGACAGCGAAAAGGCTCCATTGTTGCTTTTTCTGGTGGAATCGATTCTACTTTAGTCCTTTATCTGGCCCGGAAATTTCAGGGCCCAGAAAATGCGATTGGCGTAATTTCCAATTCAGAAAGCCTGAAGATTAAAGATTTCAACCTGGCCCAATCGTTTTGCAAAGAATTTGACATTCAGCTTCGTGTGATTAAAACCGATGAACTGAGCGACTCGAACTACAACGAAAACCCAATCAACCGCTGTTTTTTTTGCAAAGATCACTTGTTTCACGACCTTCAGAAAATAGAAAAAGAATATCCGGGATTTGAGGTTTTAAGCGGCACCAATTACGACGATTTGGGCGACTACCGGCCAGGAATTGATGCTGCAAAAAAAAATCTGGTAACTTCTCCACTTGTCGATTGCAAAGTTTCCAAAGAAGAAATTCGCGAAATCGCACGCCATTTCAATTTACCCAATTGGAACAAGCCTGCCAGCCCCTGCCTGAGTTCGCGCATTCCGTATAATCAGGCTGTAACGCTCGAAAAACTCAGACAAATTGAAGCTGCTGAAGATGTTTTGAATAGCTATGGTTTTGAAGATGTCCGGGTTCGTCACTTTGGAACCTTTGGCCGAATTGAAGTTCAGCAAGAAGATCTGGAAAAACTTCTGGCAATCAAGGACCAAGTATACAATGACATCAAAAAACTTGGATTTGCCCGAGTTGAAATTGATGAAGAAGGTTTGGTTTCAGGAAAAATGAACAGGGTATTAAACAAATCAGAATCGAAAAATAACAAGATATGA